Proteins encoded within one genomic window of [Enterobacter] lignolyticus SCF1:
- a CDS encoding ATP-dependent nuclease: protein MHLRKLAVRNFRRLHDVVIDLASDISIFVGANNSGKTSVGHALQLFTGKSRFNIHDFNAECWTDIVTFGEGADAASLPSLELDIWFEVTPNDVHRVVDLLPSLSWSGSLVGMRVAFSPINPEEIRSRFLAVRQLAIDATPKDENGTLKYDPSPRNLWEYLRDRLNDEYELRYYVLDPAHFNAEMISEEGYEPTPLTGRDRSGREILNSLIQINFLNAQRHLSDGSGGSRSEDLSRVLSRFYGRNLEQKGEDYEALIALAASESAFNQHLERVFAPTLKSLAKLGYPGLSNPRMMIRSALDPAQIMNNQNGAVIHYALGEDDGNPTPPTLPDSYNGLGFKNLIFMVVELLDIHNQWLAIEENRPPVHLIFIEEPEAHLHAQLQQAFIRKIMDLLAMESQELMHYTTQVVVTSHSTHILYERGFRPIRYFRRKRSSNMSATDVLNLSVFYDNTDPEIRDFLERYLKLTHCDLFFADGAVLVEGNVERLLLPQMIATAAPRLKSSYLTVLEIGGAFGYRFQKLIEYLGLTTLIITDLDSVYCTPPEQDATEARADELDGLAENPAANDDGEEPDDDEEEQANTETPGKACIASHPGAMTSNQTLRQWLPKCDTVVALWEATEEMKIQSRTAECDALVRVAYQCQTDVTWKEETLALAGRTLEEAFALENLSWCQDVSCKPLKLRIARAVSMDLLQLAQRIHKRVQSKSFSKTDFALNLLLKKPDEWSVPTYIAEGLKWLEAEIAPPELEVAEGQEENVQDMSVALAETDGGRVA, encoded by the coding sequence ATGCATTTGAGAAAGCTGGCAGTCCGTAATTTCAGAAGGCTGCACGATGTTGTTATCGATCTTGCGTCAGACATTTCAATTTTCGTAGGGGCGAATAACAGTGGTAAGACTTCTGTCGGTCATGCACTTCAACTATTCACCGGTAAAAGCCGATTCAATATTCATGACTTCAATGCTGAATGTTGGACTGACATTGTCACATTTGGAGAAGGGGCGGATGCTGCGTCGCTACCTTCACTGGAACTTGATATTTGGTTTGAAGTAACACCGAATGATGTTCATCGTGTAGTCGATCTTCTCCCCAGCCTATCGTGGTCAGGTTCTCTGGTTGGAATGCGCGTTGCTTTTTCCCCCATCAATCCTGAAGAAATCCGTTCGCGCTTCCTCGCAGTACGTCAGCTTGCTATCGATGCCACACCTAAAGATGAAAATGGAACTCTCAAATACGATCCTTCACCTCGTAATCTTTGGGAATATCTTCGCGATAGACTCAATGACGAATATGAACTCCGCTATTATGTTCTTGATCCCGCACATTTCAATGCGGAAATGATATCCGAGGAAGGCTATGAGCCTACTCCGCTCACAGGGCGTGATCGAAGTGGTCGCGAAATACTGAACAGCCTTATCCAAATCAACTTTTTGAATGCTCAGCGTCATCTTTCAGATGGTTCCGGAGGTTCCCGTTCGGAGGATCTTTCTCGTGTTCTCAGCCGTTTTTACGGACGAAATCTTGAACAAAAAGGTGAAGATTACGAAGCATTAATTGCTTTAGCTGCGTCTGAATCAGCTTTCAATCAGCATCTTGAACGCGTTTTTGCACCTACGCTGAAAAGTCTGGCGAAACTCGGATACCCTGGACTTTCAAACCCACGCATGATGATTCGTTCGGCCTTAGATCCGGCGCAGATCATGAACAACCAAAATGGGGCCGTAATACATTACGCGCTGGGGGAGGATGACGGTAATCCTACCCCACCAACACTACCCGATAGTTATAACGGGCTTGGATTTAAGAATCTGATCTTTATGGTTGTTGAATTACTCGACATCCACAACCAATGGTTAGCAATAGAAGAGAATCGACCACCGGTTCACCTGATTTTTATTGAAGAGCCAGAAGCTCATCTCCACGCACAGTTACAGCAGGCTTTTATACGCAAGATAATGGACCTTCTTGCCATGGAGAGTCAGGAGCTTATGCACTACACCACTCAAGTGGTGGTGACTTCTCATTCAACTCATATTCTTTACGAACGTGGTTTTCGGCCGATCCGTTACTTTCGGCGGAAGCGTTCATCAAATATGTCGGCAACAGATGTGCTCAATCTCTCTGTTTTTTATGATAATACTGATCCTGAAATTCGAGATTTTCTTGAGCGTTACTTGAAGCTGACCCATTGTGATTTGTTTTTTGCCGACGGGGCTGTACTTGTAGAAGGCAATGTTGAGCGGCTACTGCTCCCGCAAATGATTGCTACCGCCGCACCTAGATTAAAATCCTCTTACCTAACAGTCCTTGAGATTGGCGGTGCTTTTGGCTATCGATTCCAAAAACTAATTGAATATCTTGGGCTTACTACACTCATTATTACTGATCTGGATAGTGTGTACTGTACCCCTCCGGAACAGGATGCAACAGAAGCTCGAGCAGATGAGTTAGATGGTCTTGCAGAAAATCCGGCTGCAAATGATGATGGCGAGGAACCTGATGATGATGAGGAAGAACAGGCCAACACAGAAACACCAGGAAAGGCTTGTATTGCCAGTCATCCTGGAGCTATGACCTCTAATCAAACACTTCGGCAGTGGTTACCGAAATGTGACACCGTTGTCGCTTTATGGGAAGCAACTGAGGAAATGAAAATACAAAGCCGCACAGCTGAGTGTGACGCTTTGGTTCGTGTTGCTTACCAGTGCCAGACAGATGTTACATGGAAAGAGGAAACACTGGCACTTGCTGGTCGTACTTTAGAGGAAGCTTTTGCACTTGAAAACCTGTCTTGGTGTCAGGATGTGAGCTGTAAGCCACTCAAGCTACGCATTGCCAGAGCTGTAAGTATGGACCTACTGCAACTGGCCCAGCGCATTCACAAACGCGTGCAATCAAAAAGCTTCAGTAAAACTGATTTTGCTCTGAATTTACTTCTTAAAAAACCGGATGAATGGTCTGTCCCAACATACATTGCTGAAGGATTAAAATGGCTCGAAGCTGAAATAGCCCCGCCGGAACTAGAAGTTGCAGAAGGTCAGGAAGAGAATGTTCAGGATATGTCCGTCGCTCTGGCTGAAACTGATGGTGGGAGGGTTGCATGA
- a CDS encoding TA system toxin CbtA family protein, whose amino-acid sequence MKTLPAIISRAAKPCLSPVAVWQMLLTRLLEKHYGLTLNDTPFCDETVIQEHIDAGITLADAVNFLVEKYGLVRIDRNGFIWQEQSPYLRAVDILRARQATGLLRQSRNNAIR is encoded by the coding sequence ATGAAAACTCTACCTGCTATAATTTCGCGGGCGGCGAAGCCCTGTCTGTCGCCCGTTGCAGTCTGGCAAATGCTACTTACACGCCTGCTGGAAAAACACTATGGTCTGACCCTGAACGATACGCCGTTCTGTGATGAAACCGTTATACAGGAACATATCGATGCCGGTATTACGCTGGCTGATGCCGTTAATTTTCTGGTGGAAAAATACGGACTGGTTCGTATCGACAGGAATGGATTTATCTGGCAGGAACAATCACCTTATCTTCGGGCCGTTGATATTCTGCGAGCGCGGCAGGCAACTGGCTTATTGCGACAAAGCCGTAACAACGCAATACGTTGA
- a CDS encoding DUF932 domain-containing protein, with the protein MTRLASRFGAANLIRRDRPLTREELYLVVPSVFSEDKHESRSEKYTYIPTISLLDSLQREGFQPFFACQTRVRDPGRREHTKHMLRLRREGQITGKQVPEIILLNSHDGTSSYQMLPGLFRAVCQNGLVCGESFGEVRVPHKGDVVSQVIEGAYEVLGIFDRVEEKLDAMQSLMLPPPAQQALAQAALTYRFGEDHQPVTAPQILSPRRWQDESNDLWTTYQRIQENLIKGGLTGRSTKGGRTHTRAVRGIDGDVKLNRALWVMAEAMLSGFRPA; encoded by the coding sequence ATGACCCGTCTGGCTTCGCGCTTTGGCGCAGCAAACCTTATTCGTCGTGATCGTCCGCTAACCCGTGAAGAGCTGTATCTCGTGGTACCCAGTGTGTTCAGTGAGGATAAACACGAGTCACGTAGTGAAAAATACACCTACATACCCACCATATCCCTGCTGGACAGTCTGCAGCGCGAAGGCTTTCAGCCCTTTTTTGCCTGTCAGACCCGCGTGCGTGACCCAGGGCGTCGTGAGCATACAAAGCATATGCTGCGCCTGCGTCGGGAGGGGCAAATTACCGGCAAACAGGTGCCGGAAATTATTCTGCTCAACTCCCATGATGGCACCAGCTCATATCAGATGCTGCCGGGGTTATTTCGTGCGGTGTGTCAGAACGGCCTTGTTTGCGGTGAGTCGTTTGGCGAGGTGCGGGTGCCGCACAAAGGAGATGTGGTGAGTCAGGTGATTGAGGGAGCGTATGAAGTGCTGGGGATTTTTGACCGTGTGGAAGAGAAGCTGGATGCCATGCAGTCGCTGATGCTGCCGCCACCTGCACAACAGGCTCTGGCACAGGCTGCACTGACGTACCGTTTCGGTGAGGACCACCAGCCGGTGACAGCGCCTCAGATACTCTCCCCACGCCGCTGGCAGGATGAGAGTAATGATCTGTGGACCACCTACCAGCGTATTCAGGAAAACCTGATTAAAGGCGGGCTCACTGGTCGAAGTACAAAAGGTGGGCGAACACATACCCGCGCCGTGCGTGGTATCGACGGCGATGTGAAGCTTAACCGGGCACTGTGGGTGATGGCGGAAGCCATGCTCAGTGGTTTCCGGCCTGCGTGA
- a CDS encoding UvrD-helicase domain-containing protein, whose amino-acid sequence MTSRIGSPDTQADIDVRICLDSSPPRSFVMVAGAGSGKTTSLIKALAHLADTRGSALRRAGQKISCITYTEVAVGEIAADVGNSQLFHISTIHSFLWSIIRPFHLDIAKWVVARIHEKIAEKQAHYDKPRTQAKTKSRLEDEIAYLSAQLECIDDIDKFIYGTGSNYAKGILGHDDILKLVPACVEAHPLLRRIVAKRFPFVFVDESQDTDPDVISALRTIANDNPDMCIGFFGDPMQKIYMSGAGAIPLSDGWAEITKPENFRCPTSVLGVINSIRASGDGLQQIRGRKTIVDGVEQTVLGTVNLFILPSNVERSAYLTSVRRYLANETSDEQWLSDTREGDVRLLVLVHRMAANRLGFPNLFSALTDKAPMSLSEGVNDGSAWPLRPFVQHILPIFAAAQANDQFQIMSIMRNECPKLEPSRLHGQAMVAVLNELQQGINGLLALLEDGSQATVRDILRHVRDCELLRLDDRFDNHLSDEPVNDGNDDFENVQNYLRCNAHELWAYRRYLSEESPFATHHGVKGAQFERVLVVIDDEEARFSQYSYGKYFQYIPLSDNDLANLEEGRESVLDRTRRLFYVCCSRALKDLAVVIFVPDVAVAQAAIIAQNLFPASVILRAHDLV is encoded by the coding sequence ATGACCAGTCGCATTGGTAGCCCTGATACACAGGCAGATATTGATGTTCGTATTTGTCTGGATAGCTCGCCACCACGTTCATTTGTCATGGTGGCTGGTGCTGGTTCAGGTAAAACAACATCTCTTATTAAAGCCTTGGCACATTTGGCTGATACCCGTGGTTCTGCTTTACGTCGTGCCGGGCAAAAAATATCCTGTATAACGTATACAGAAGTAGCTGTTGGTGAGATTGCCGCTGACGTTGGTAACTCACAGTTATTTCATATTTCAACCATTCATAGCTTTCTTTGGTCGATCATCCGACCTTTTCATTTAGATATCGCAAAGTGGGTCGTAGCGCGAATACATGAAAAAATAGCTGAAAAGCAAGCCCATTATGATAAGCCCAGAACACAAGCTAAAACAAAATCTCGTCTTGAAGATGAAATTGCCTATCTCTCTGCTCAACTTGAGTGCATTGATGATATTGATAAATTTATCTACGGGACAGGAAGTAACTATGCTAAGGGTATTCTAGGACACGATGATATTCTTAAACTCGTCCCTGCTTGTGTTGAGGCTCATCCACTTTTGAGAAGGATTGTAGCCAAGCGCTTTCCATTTGTTTTTGTCGATGAAAGTCAGGATACCGATCCTGATGTGATCTCTGCGCTTCGAACTATTGCTAATGACAATCCTGACATGTGCATAGGATTTTTTGGTGATCCGATGCAGAAAATCTATATGAGCGGAGCTGGTGCTATTCCGTTAAGTGATGGGTGGGCTGAAATTACAAAACCAGAGAATTTCAGATGTCCGACGTCTGTACTTGGTGTTATCAATTCGATTCGAGCTTCTGGGGATGGCCTCCAACAAATTCGTGGCCGAAAAACTATCGTAGATGGTGTTGAACAGACTGTATTAGGCACAGTGAATCTTTTCATCTTGCCTTCAAATGTGGAACGAAGTGCCTATCTCACATCTGTCAGACGTTACCTTGCAAATGAAACTAGCGATGAACAATGGCTAAGTGATACACGCGAAGGTGATGTTCGTCTGCTTGTTTTGGTGCATCGTATGGCAGCTAATCGACTGGGATTCCCTAATTTATTTTCTGCCCTTACTGATAAAGCACCGATGAGCTTGAGTGAAGGGGTGAACGATGGGTCAGCTTGGCCGCTTCGCCCATTTGTCCAGCATATCCTTCCAATTTTTGCGGCGGCTCAGGCAAACGATCAATTTCAGATTATGTCGATTATGCGTAACGAGTGCCCAAAGCTGGAGCCATCACGACTGCATGGTCAAGCTATGGTGGCAGTCTTAAATGAACTACAACAAGGCATCAATGGCCTGCTTGCACTGTTGGAAGATGGATCGCAAGCAACAGTTCGGGATATATTGCGACACGTTAGAGACTGTGAACTGCTACGTCTTGACGATCGTTTTGATAATCATTTAAGTGATGAACCTGTGAACGATGGTAATGATGACTTCGAAAATGTTCAGAACTATCTAAGATGCAATGCCCATGAACTTTGGGCGTACCGACGCTACCTTTCAGAGGAATCACCTTTTGCCACTCATCATGGTGTAAAAGGTGCACAGTTCGAGCGAGTGTTGGTTGTTATCGATGATGAAGAGGCTCGCTTCAGCCAATATTCGTATGGAAAATATTTTCAATACATTCCCCTATCCGACAATGATCTAGCCAATCTTGAAGAGGGGAGAGAGTCAGTACTCGACCGTACTCGTCGTCTTTTTTATGTATGTTGCTCCCGTGCACTGAAAGACTTGGCTGTTGTCATCTTTGTTCCAGATGTCGCCGTCGCTCAAGCGGCAATTATTGCGCAAAATTTATTCCCGGCATCGGTAATTCTAAGGGCGCACGATCTGGTCTAG
- a CDS encoding DUF987 domain-containing protein, with protein MKIISKRRAMTIYRQYPASRIFRYCTGRYQWHGSVCHYTGLAVPDIPGVLAVYAERRQDRDGPYACLMSITLN; from the coding sequence ATGAAAATTATCAGTAAACGCCGGGCGATGACGATTTACCGCCAGTATCCGGCCTCCCGCATTTTTCGATACTGCACCGGCAGATACCAGTGGCACGGCAGTGTCTGTCATTACACCGGTCTGGCCGTTCCTGACATTCCCGGCGTGCTGGCTGTATACGCTGAACGCCGCCAGGACCGCGACGGACCTTATGCCTGTCTGATGAGTATCACTCTGAACTGA
- the mug gene encoding G/U mismatch-specific DNA glycosylase, with the protein MINDILTSGLRVVFCGINPGKSSAHTGFHFAHPGNRFWKVIHQAGFTDRQLKPEEEQHLLDTRCGITMLVERPTVQANEVALHELRSGGRELIKKIEDYQPAALAVLGKQAFEQAFSQRGAQWGKQQAAIGATQVWVLPNPSGLNRASLESLVAAYQELDEALAVRGL; encoded by the coding sequence ATGATCAACGATATCCTGACCTCTGGGCTGCGGGTGGTGTTCTGCGGCATTAACCCGGGGAAGTCCTCGGCGCATACCGGCTTTCATTTTGCGCATCCGGGAAATCGCTTCTGGAAGGTCATTCACCAGGCCGGGTTTACCGACCGACAGCTGAAGCCGGAAGAGGAGCAGCACCTGCTGGATACCCGCTGCGGGATAACCATGCTGGTGGAGCGGCCAACGGTGCAGGCAAACGAGGTCGCGCTGCATGAGCTGCGCAGCGGCGGGCGGGAGCTTATCAAGAAAATCGAGGACTACCAGCCTGCGGCGCTGGCGGTACTGGGCAAGCAGGCGTTTGAGCAGGCGTTCAGCCAGCGCGGCGCGCAGTGGGGAAAACAGCAGGCGGCGATCGGCGCCACGCAGGTGTGGGTGCTGCCGAATCCCAGCGGCCTTAACCGCGCGTCGCTGGAGAGCCTGGTGGCGGCCTACCAGGAGCTGGATGAGGCGCTGGCGGTGCGGGGGCTGTAG
- a CDS encoding GTPase family protein translates to MRNREGLQPLQNSLSGLPQWVSERILHQVSQLTNYVPVIGIMGKTGVGKSSLCNALFADKVSPVSDVTACTRDPLCFRLQVGEHAMTIVDLPGVGESGARDIEYAALYRKQLPRLDLILWLIKADDRALAVDEHFYHQVIGEAYRHKVLFVISQSDKVEPACGGEKLSTEQKQNIGRKICLLHELFQPVNPVCAVSIRLQWGLRVMTERMIRCLPREASSPVAVQLSAPLRTDAVNKKARDDFGETVGSVLDTVSSMPLIPAPVRTIIQAVRDIVVSVARAVWNFFF, encoded by the coding sequence ATGAGAAATCGGGAAGGCCTGCAGCCGCTGCAGAACTCACTTTCTGGCTTGCCGCAATGGGTTTCTGAACGCATTTTGCACCAGGTAAGCCAGTTAACCAACTATGTGCCAGTGATCGGTATTATGGGCAAAACCGGAGTAGGTAAATCATCCCTTTGCAATGCTCTTTTTGCCGATAAGGTGTCACCTGTCAGCGATGTTACTGCCTGCACTCGCGACCCCTTATGCTTTCGCCTGCAGGTGGGCGAACATGCTATGACTATCGTCGATTTACCTGGTGTCGGAGAAAGTGGTGCACGTGATATTGAATACGCTGCACTTTACCGCAAGCAGCTTCCCCGACTCGACCTGATACTGTGGCTGATTAAGGCCGATGACCGAGCGCTGGCGGTGGATGAGCACTTTTATCATCAGGTGATTGGTGAAGCATACCGGCATAAGGTGTTGTTTGTTATCAGCCAGTCCGACAAGGTTGAACCCGCCTGCGGTGGTGAAAAGCTGTCCACAGAGCAGAAACAAAATATCGGCCGCAAAATCTGTCTGCTGCATGAGTTGTTCCAACCTGTAAACCCTGTCTGTGCGGTGTCGATACGTTTGCAGTGGGGGCTGCGGGTGATGACTGAACGGATGATTCGGTGCCTGCCACGGGAGGCCAGTAGTCCGGTGGCGGTACAGCTTAGTGCTCCACTTCGTACCGATGCCGTTAATAAAAAAGCACGTGACGATTTTGGTGAAACGGTCGGCTCGGTACTGGACACAGTAAGTTCCATGCCCCTGATACCGGCCCCGGTTCGGACAATTATCCAGGCTGTACGCGACATCGTAGTATCAGTCGCTCGTGCAGTCTGGAATTTCTTCTTCTGA
- a CDS encoding DUF4942 domain-containing protein, with product MQTEAEVLTEHSELIYSTSIERIVTGRDTALKKIEQLIQQLDAISRLTSEIGGGTAQDWAMKAGHRYDSWMTEKVDKALPAVTRNIDCSIWRDLMLKSGMMALMDAQARDQWHKNLEEGELPAISEANILSTFEQLHLNKMDVFERGIINVFKGLSWDYKTNSPCSFGKKIIVNNLVTHNRWGFSLNWGWRRDQLADLERMLFLLDGKPIPENRGDVTTRLMEHIRDNPSKDVYEDDFFSIRYFQKGTAHITFKRYDLTEKMNDIVAKHYPGMLAAR from the coding sequence ATGCAAACAGAAGCTGAAGTATTAACCGAACATAGCGAGCTAATTTACTCGACCAGTATTGAACGCATAGTGACAGGCCGCGATACAGCACTAAAAAAGATCGAGCAACTCATCCAACAACTTGATGCCATCTCACGGTTAACCTCAGAAATTGGCGGGGGTACAGCGCAAGACTGGGCGATGAAGGCCGGGCACCGTTACGATAGCTGGATGACCGAAAAGGTAGATAAAGCGCTGCCTGCCGTCACCCGCAATATTGACTGTAGTATCTGGCGAGACTTGATGTTGAAGTCTGGCATGATGGCCTTGATGGATGCTCAGGCCCGTGACCAGTGGCATAAGAACCTGGAGGAGGGGGAGCTACCCGCCATTAGCGAGGCGAATATCCTCAGTACTTTTGAGCAGCTACATCTGAACAAAATGGATGTATTTGAGCGTGGCATTATCAATGTCTTCAAAGGGCTGTCGTGGGATTACAAAACCAATAGTCCCTGCAGCTTTGGTAAAAAGATCATCGTCAACAATTTGGTGACGCATAACCGCTGGGGATTTAGTTTGAATTGGGGTTGGCGTAGGGATCAACTGGCGGATCTGGAGCGAATGCTATTTCTGCTGGATGGTAAACCGATACCCGAAAACCGTGGCGATGTTACTACACGGTTGATGGAGCATATTCGGGACAACCCTTCGAAGGATGTCTACGAAGATGATTTTTTCAGTATCCGTTATTTTCAGAAAGGAACCGCGCACATCACTTTTAAGCGGTACGATCTGACAGAAAAGATGAATGATATTGTGGCGAAGCACTATCCGGGGATGCTGGCAGCGAGATGA
- the radC gene encoding RadC family protein, translated as MMEQSLIPQAPALPLTAQRTVKRALTLLDRHLRETGVAFTSTQAARDWLKLKMAGLEREEFMVLYLNQQNQLIAHEILFAGSISSTEVHPREVVKRALYFNAAAVILAHNHPSGDTTPSQADKTITQRLVQALQLIDIRVPDHLIVGGSQILSFAEHGLL; from the coding sequence ATGATGGAACAGTCACTTATCCCACAGGCTCCGGCACTTCCATTGACCGCACAGCGCACGGTAAAACGCGCTTTAACGCTGCTTGACCGACACCTGCGAGAAACAGGTGTAGCATTCACCTCCACTCAGGCTGCCCGTGACTGGCTGAAACTGAAAATGGCGGGACTGGAGCGCGAAGAGTTTATGGTGCTGTATCTGAACCAGCAGAACCAGTTGATTGCCCATGAAATCCTGTTTGCCGGTTCTATTAGCAGTACCGAGGTACATCCTCGTGAGGTGGTCAAACGCGCCCTGTACTTCAATGCGGCAGCAGTGATACTGGCGCATAACCACCCTTCCGGCGACACCACGCCCAGCCAGGCAGATAAGACCATTACGCAGCGTCTGGTGCAGGCGCTCCAGCTCATTGATATCCGTGTGCCTGACCACCTTATCGTCGGTGGCTCGCAGATATTGTCGTTCGCCGAACATGGTCTGCTCTGA
- a CDS encoding type IV toxin-antitoxin system YeeU family antitoxin, producing the protein MSNITWGLQRDTTPRLGARLVQEGNQLHYLADRASITGKFSDAECRKLDETFPHFISQMESMLTTGEMNPRHAHCVTLYHNGFTCEADTLGSCGYVYIAVYPIQR; encoded by the coding sequence ATGAGCAACATTACATGGGGCCTGCAGCGGGATACCACGCCGCGTCTGGGAGCCCGTCTGGTACAGGAGGGCAACCAACTGCATTATCTGGCTGACCGGGCCAGTATCACCGGTAAATTCAGTGACGCCGAATGCCGGAAGCTGGATGAAACATTCCCGCACTTTATCAGCCAGATGGAATCGATGCTGACCACTGGTGAAATGAATCCTCGCCATGCCCACTGTGTCACCCTGTACCACAACGGTTTTACCTGCGAAGCCGATACCCTTGGCAGTTGCGGCTACGTATACATCGCTGTTTACCCCATCCAACGATAA
- a CDS encoding transcriptional regulator has protein sequence MPLTERRYDRLAVRLSLIISRLVAGETLEMQKLATEFDVSVRTLYRDFRERLMYLDLECHQGCYRLRTGAGPQGELDVLTFAYRAGLADIFPGLDRRLAGALLASDGTPCLVWQSPQPITATSPLVFYRLVSAITGSQRVLLLADGERCDGLAPYRLIFLDGCWYLTGELNGHITVHPLATIHAVTILNTTFTPRKRLSQLTTQAGFIRALPHFSCIREVLSLGPSDEEPGRTLAQ, from the coding sequence ATGCCACTGACAGAGCGCCGCTACGACAGGCTGGCGGTCAGGCTGTCGCTGATTATCAGCCGTCTTGTGGCGGGTGAAACGTTAGAGATGCAAAAACTGGCAACCGAGTTTGATGTGTCGGTCCGTACCCTGTACCGGGATTTTCGCGAACGACTGATGTATCTGGACCTCGAGTGTCATCAGGGATGCTATCGCCTGCGGACCGGTGCAGGTCCGCAGGGTGAACTGGATGTGCTGACTTTTGCATACCGGGCCGGGCTGGCCGATATCTTTCCGGGGCTGGACCGGCGTCTGGCGGGCGCACTGCTGGCATCGGATGGAACCCCTTGCCTGGTGTGGCAGTCACCACAGCCGATAACGGCCACCAGCCCGCTGGTATTTTATCGGCTGGTCAGCGCCATCACCGGCAGCCAACGTGTATTGCTGCTCGCGGATGGTGAACGTTGTGACGGACTGGCTCCGTACCGTCTGATATTTCTCGACGGCTGCTGGTACCTCACCGGTGAACTTAACGGGCATATAACCGTGCATCCTCTGGCGACCATCCATGCAGTGACAATCCTGAACACCACTTTTACCCCGCGAAAACGTCTCAGCCAGTTAACCACACAGGCGGGCTTTATCCGGGCCCTTCCGCACTTCAGCTGTATTCGCGAAGTCCTGTCACTGGGGCCTTCTGATGAAGAGCCTGGCAGAACTTTGGCTCAATGA
- a CDS encoding antirestriction protein: protein MTTQTQCELMSANEPQFDLTSTPVPDEQRLDFWPLYFGDIPQWISLEPRIFAWMERFCDEYSGGIWSFYTLSSGGAFMAPDADGDDKWHLFNGMSGNGAEMSAEAAGIAVCLIEYSHHACRTECDAMTEHYYRLRDYALQHPESSAILRIID, encoded by the coding sequence ATGACGACACAAACGCAATGCGAATTGATGTCCGCTAATGAACCTCAATTTGACCTTACTTCAACACCAGTACCTGACGAACAGCGTCTCGATTTCTGGCCGCTGTACTTTGGCGATATCCCGCAATGGATATCGCTGGAACCCCGTATTTTCGCCTGGATGGAGCGCTTTTGTGATGAGTACAGCGGTGGTATCTGGTCCTTTTACACGCTCAGCAGCGGCGGCGCGTTTATGGCCCCTGATGCTGACGGGGACGATAAATGGCATCTGTTCAACGGCATGAGCGGCAATGGTGCGGAAATGAGCGCGGAAGCCGCAGGTATTGCTGTCTGCCTGATCGAATACAGCCATCACGCTTGTCGCACCGAATGCGATGCCATGACGGAGCACTATTACCGCCTGCGGGATTACGCCCTGCAGCACCCTGAATCCAGCGCCATTCTGCGCATTATTGATTAA